In Solanum pennellii chromosome 7, SPENNV200, the following are encoded in one genomic region:
- the LOC107025466 gene encoding peroxidase P7-like, translating to MASLTSNLILAFLCVLFGFVCFSNAQLSSNYYGASCPNLKTIVGNAMKEAVNREARLGASVLRLFFHDCFVNGCDASILLDDTSSFTGEKNANPSMNSLRGFEVIDTIKTQVEAACPNVVSCADILALAAQKGVASLGGPTWTVQLGRRDARTASLSSANAQIPMPTSTLSTLISMFSAKGLNAAEMTALSGSHTIGQARCASFRNRVNNATNINSEFAATLRATCPASGGDSNLAPLDIQTSSQFDNKYYHNLEARRGLLQSDQELFNGGSQDSLVKSYSSDGEAFRRDFASAIVKMGNLSPLTGTNGEIRRNCRAIN from the exons ATGGCATCCCTAACTAGTAACCTCATTTTGGCATTTTTGTGTGTTTTATTTGGTTTTGTTTGCTTTAGCAATGCCCAATTATCATCCAATTATTATGGGGCTTCATGCCCTAATCTAAAAACAATTGTTGGCAACGCAATGAAAGAAGCTGTGAATAGAGAGGCCAGACTTGGTGCCTCTGTTCTTCGTTTGTTCTTCCATGATTGCTTTGTTAAC GGATGTGATGCATCAATATTACTGGATGATACATCATCATTTACAGGAGAGAAGAATGCAAATCCAAGCATGAACTCTTTGAGAGGATTTGAAGTGATAGACACCATTAAAACTCAAGTTGAAGCTGCTTGTCCTAATGTAGTCTCTTGTGCAGATATACTCGCTCTTGCTGCTCAAAAAGGCGTTGCATCG CTAGGAGGGCCAACATGGACCGTGCAATTGGGCCGAAGAGACGCAAGAACCGCAAGCCTAAGCTCCGCCAACGCCCAAATCCCTATGCCAACTTCCACCCTTTCAACTTTGATCTCCATGTTCTCCGCCAAAGGCCTTAACGCCGCCGAGATGACCGCCCTCTCCGGCAGCCACACAATCGGCCAAGCCCGATGCGCCAGTTTCCGCAACCGCGTCAACAACGCCACCAACATCAACTCAGAATTCGCCGCCACACTCAGGGCCACGTGCCCTGCATCTGGCGGCGACAGTAATTTAGCCCCGTTAGATATCCAGACTTCGAGCCAATTcgataataaatattatcacAACTTAGAGGCTCGGCGTGGATTGCTTCAATCGGATCAGGAATTGTTTAACGGCGGATCTCAGGATTCATTAGTGAAGAGTTACAGCAGCGATGGTGAAGCTTTTAGAAGGGATTTTGCATCTGCTATTGTCAAAATGGGGAATCTTAGCCCACTTACTGGAACTAATGGTGAGATCAGAAGGAACTGCAGGGCTATTAATTGA
- the LOC107024452 gene encoding probable serine/threonine-protein kinase PBL7 isoform X2: MEAENDEYHKKERAIAVTILVFASLAIASLFVAFSYYCYIRNKVAKRLKNRTYTGSACEDKGNSFSNLEVIAEKGLQVFTFKQLHSATGGFGKSNVIGNGAFGSVYRGVLQDGRKVAIKLMDQAGKQGEEEFKVEVELLCRLRSPYLLSLIGYCSESSHKLLVYEFMANGGLQEHLYPIKGSNNFCPKLDWKTRLRIALEAAKGLEYLHEHVNPPVIHRDLKSSNILLDKNFHAKVSDFGLAKLGSDKAGGHVSTRVLGTQGYVAPEYALTGHLTTKSDVYSYGVVLLELLTGRVPVDMKRSPGEGVLVSWAALVN, encoded by the exons ATGGAAGCAGAAAATGATGAGTACCATAAGAAAGAAAGGGCCATTGCAGTTACTATACTGGTCTTTGCTTCTCTTGCCATTGCTTCTTTGTTTGTAGCCTTTAGTTACTATTGTTATATCCGTAATAAAGTTGCCAAGCGTCTCAAGAACCGCACTT ATACGGGGAGTGCTTGTGAGGACAAGGGCAATAGTTTCTCCAATCTGGAAGTTATTGCAGAGAAGGGACTTCAGGTTTTCACATTTAAGCAGCTGCATTCAGCAACTGGTGGATTTGGAAAATCTAATGTGATTGGAAATGGTGCTTTCGGGTCAGTATATAGAGGAGTACTTCAAGATGGTAGGAAGGTTGCAATTAAGCTGATGGATCAGGCTGGAAAACAGGGGGAGGAAGAATTCAAAGTGGAG GTGGAGTTGCTATGCCGCTTGCGCTCACCGTATTTGCTGTCATTGATTGGCTATTGTTCAGAAAGCAGCCATAAATTGCTTGTTTATGAGTTCATGGCAAATGGTGGTTTACAGGAGCACTTGTATCCAATCAAAG GTTCCAATAATTTTTGTCCAAAGTTGGACTGGAAGACCCGGTTAAGAATAGCGTTGGAGGCTGCTAAAGGTTTGGAATATCTACATGAGCATGTCAATCCCCCAGTTATACATAGAGACCTCAAAAGTAGCAATATTCTTTTGGACAAAAACTTCCATGCCAAAGTTTCTGACTTCGGATTGGCCAAGCTTGGATCTGATAAAGCTGGTGGACATGTCTCTACCCGAGTTTTGGGAACACAGGGATATGTTGCTCCAGA ATATGCATTAACAGGACACTTGACCACCAAATCAGATGTTTACAGTTATGGGGTTGTCCTCCTAGAGTTGTTGACAGGGAGAGTTCCAGTTGATATGAAGAGATCTCCTGGCGAAGGCGTTCTTGTTTCTTGG GCCGCGCTAGTGAATTGA
- the LOC107024452 gene encoding probable serine/threonine-protein kinase PBL7 isoform X1 — MEAENDEYHKKERAIAVTILVFASLAIASLFVAFSYYCYIRNKVAKRLKNRTYTGSACEDKGNSFSNLEVIAEKGLQVFTFKQLHSATGGFGKSNVIGNGAFGSVYRGVLQDGRKVAIKLMDQAGKQGEEEFKVEVELLCRLRSPYLLSLIGYCSESSHKLLVYEFMANGGLQEHLYPIKGSNNFCPKLDWKTRLRIALEAAKGLEYLHEHVNPPVIHRDLKSSNILLDKNFHAKVSDFGLAKLGSDKAGGHVSTRVLGTQGYVAPEYALTGHLTTKSDVYSYGVVLLELLTGRVPVDMKRSPGEGVLVSWALPRLTDREKVVEIMDPALEGQYSMKEVVQVAAIAAMCVQPESDYRPLMADVVQSLVPLVKQPRPTVKPGRSSSFHATQSPSPHATQSPKA; from the exons ATGGAAGCAGAAAATGATGAGTACCATAAGAAAGAAAGGGCCATTGCAGTTACTATACTGGTCTTTGCTTCTCTTGCCATTGCTTCTTTGTTTGTAGCCTTTAGTTACTATTGTTATATCCGTAATAAAGTTGCCAAGCGTCTCAAGAACCGCACTT ATACGGGGAGTGCTTGTGAGGACAAGGGCAATAGTTTCTCCAATCTGGAAGTTATTGCAGAGAAGGGACTTCAGGTTTTCACATTTAAGCAGCTGCATTCAGCAACTGGTGGATTTGGAAAATCTAATGTGATTGGAAATGGTGCTTTCGGGTCAGTATATAGAGGAGTACTTCAAGATGGTAGGAAGGTTGCAATTAAGCTGATGGATCAGGCTGGAAAACAGGGGGAGGAAGAATTCAAAGTGGAG GTGGAGTTGCTATGCCGCTTGCGCTCACCGTATTTGCTGTCATTGATTGGCTATTGTTCAGAAAGCAGCCATAAATTGCTTGTTTATGAGTTCATGGCAAATGGTGGTTTACAGGAGCACTTGTATCCAATCAAAG GTTCCAATAATTTTTGTCCAAAGTTGGACTGGAAGACCCGGTTAAGAATAGCGTTGGAGGCTGCTAAAGGTTTGGAATATCTACATGAGCATGTCAATCCCCCAGTTATACATAGAGACCTCAAAAGTAGCAATATTCTTTTGGACAAAAACTTCCATGCCAAAGTTTCTGACTTCGGATTGGCCAAGCTTGGATCTGATAAAGCTGGTGGACATGTCTCTACCCGAGTTTTGGGAACACAGGGATATGTTGCTCCAGA ATATGCATTAACAGGACACTTGACCACCAAATCAGATGTTTACAGTTATGGGGTTGTCCTCCTAGAGTTGTTGACAGGGAGAGTTCCAGTTGATATGAAGAGATCTCCTGGCGAAGGCGTTCTTGTTTCTTGG GCATTGCCCCGTCTCACTGATAGGGAAAAAGTCGTAGAGATAATGGATCCAGCGCTGGAGGGTCAGTATTCAATGAAAGAAGTTGTTCAAGTAGCTGCTATTGCTGCAATGTGTGTACAACCCGAGTCTGATTACAGGCCACTGATGGCAGACGTTGTGCAGTCATTGGTTCCACTAGTGAAACAACCGCGACCAACTGTGAAACCTGGTAGATCGTCTAGCTTTCACGCCACACAGTCCCCCTCCCCCCATGCTACACAATCTCCTAAGGCTTAG
- the LOC107025473 gene encoding DNA repair protein XRCC3 homolog: MKPEDLLQRLSPTHTQKCTVGCLVLDRLLGGGIPCNSITELVAESGCGKTQISLQLLLSVQLPASLGGLSGSSIYLYSESPFPVRRLHQLSSSFPTLHNPLDKILTHPLHSAHHLFDVLSQLDSLLSSRLDSPSQIKLIVIDSIAALFRFEFENNPRDLKQRSGLFFRISSKLKEQARRFGLAVVVINQVVDVMNDTDGLRIGNSTCWYTSERKVCAALGLSWANCVNTRLFLSRQEERVAREVNGDDCFGTLTRRFIRVAFAPHLPDSYCEFVISREKIFGLER, encoded by the coding sequence atGAAACCAGAGGATCTCCTTCAGCGTCTCAGCCCCACCCACACCCAGAAATGCACCGTCGGCTGCCTAGTTCTCGACCGCTTACTCGGCGGGGGCATTCCTTGCAACTCAATAACCGAATTAGTCGCCGAAAGTGGATGTGGCAAGACCCAAATCTCCCTCCAGCTTCTCCTCTCCGTTCAACTCCCCGCTTCACTCGGCGGCCTCTCCGGTTCCTCTATATACCTTTACTCCGAATCACCCTTCCCCGTCCGACGCCTCCACCAACTCTCCTCCTCTTTCCCCACTCTCCATAACCCATTAGATAAGATCCTAACCCACCCTCTCCACTCTGCTCACCACCTGTTCGACGTATTGTCTCAACTAGACTCCTTATTATCCTCCCGGCTTGACTCACCTTCCCAAATTAAGCTCATCGTGATCGACTCCATTGCGGCTTTGTTTcgatttgaatttgaaaacaACCCGCGTGATCTCAAACAGAGATCGGGTTTGTTTTTCAGGATTTCGAGCAAATTGAAGGAGCAAGCTAGACGGTTTGGGTTGGCTGTAgtggtgattaatcaagttgttgatgtgatgaatgatactGATGGGCTGAGGATTGGGAATTCAACTTGTTGGTATACATCTGAGAGGAAAGTATGTGCCGCATTGGGCTTGTCATGGGCAAATTGTGTTAATACAAGATTGTTCTTGTCCAGGCAAGAAGAGAGAGTTGCTCGAGAGGTAAATGGAGACGATTGCTTTGGTACACTAACGCGGAGATTTATACGCGTTGCATTTGCTCCTCATCTTCCTGATTCTTACTGTGAGTTTGTTATTAGTAGAGAAAAGATTTTTGGTTTAGAAAGATGA